The Elaeis guineensis isolate ETL-2024a chromosome 13, EG11, whole genome shotgun sequence genome includes a region encoding these proteins:
- the LOC105056230 gene encoding NAC domain-containing protein 74 isoform X1: protein METLSAFSLPPGFGFHPTDVELISHYLKKKILGQKIDFEIIPEVDIYKHEPWDLPAKCHIPTRDSKWHFFASRDRKYPNGSRSNRATEAGYWKSTGKDRNVKLHNRVIGTKKTLVFHKGRPPCGKRTDWIMHEYYIAENECKTAPGMKDIFVLCRVTKRNGLSLEGEMTQSEMVSDVQEQPKDMVGSVPCEESSSPSNVEDIEAWLLELYDPDFNGIHSIHARNNEAEVSQADPASILSKQEPVESCLQPPGADDQDYLLPDDISSILQSGSDNFNLDMFGEPNFESIDGGSVLLYDAAMTSNELSPAVSNFVYEGVKREDENIDTGIQIRQRHAKPPTAISNHSIKLQIYKMESRNPGPLNQTIKLVKEDRHLDMNDGDNKHLPGAESSTISDSEGNQSDLSCHTASKTLQKRSTDPVRPQKSPGGLVDKVCSTRGVIRGLNRLLCGCSSAGLNCLFFSACMVGTAALILYFLLRDARRFLASYNSLGL, encoded by the exons ATGGAAACATTAAGTGCCTTCTCTCTGCCACCGGGATTTGGCTTCCATCCAACAGATGTGGAACTTATTTCTCATTATCTGAAGAAGAAGATACTTGGtcagaaaattgattttgaaatcatACCAGAGGTGGACATATATAAGCATGAACCATGGGACTTACCTG CAAAATGTCACATTCCTACAAGAGATAGCAAATGGCATTTCTTTGCTTCCCGTGACAGGAAGTATCCTAATGGTTCTCGCTCAAATAGGGCTACAGAAGCAGGGTACTGGAAATCAACTGGTAAAGATCGGAATGTCAAGCTTCACAATCGGGTTATAGGTACCAAGAAAACTTTAGTTTTCCATAAAGGCCGTCCTCCTTGTGGGAAGCGTACTGATTGGATCATGCATGAATATTATATAGCTGAGAATGAGTGTAAAACTGCTCCTGGAATGAAG GATATATTTGTTCTTTGTCGTGTAACCAAGAGGAATGGCTTGTCATTGGAAGGTGAGATGACCCAAAGCGAGATGGTCAGTGATGTCCAAGAGCAACCAAAAGATATGGTTGGCTCAGTGCCATGTGAGGAATCATCAAGTCCATCCAATGTAGAGGATATTGAGGCATGGCTTTTAGAGCTCTATGATCCTGATTTTAATGGCATTCACTCTATCCATGCACGCAACAATGAAGCAGAG GTTTCACAGGCAGATCCCGCTTCTATTTTGTCAAAGCAAGAGCCAGTGGAATCTTGTCTTCAGCCACCTGGTGCAGATGACCAAGACTACCTATTACCTGATGATATCAGTAGTATTCTGCAATCTGGTTCTGATAACTTCAATCTTGATATGTTTGGAGAGCCCAATTTCGAAAGCATAGATGGTGGTTCTGTTCTTCTGTATGATGCTGCAATGACAAGTAATGAACTTTCCCCTGCTGTAAGCAACTTTGTATATGAAGGTGTAAAGAGAGAGGATGAAAACATTGATACAGGGATTCAAATACGACAGCGCCATGCAAAACCACCTACTGCAATTTCAAATCACAGTATTAAACTTCAAATTTACAAGATGGAATCAAGGAACCCTGGACCTCTTAATCAGACAATCAAACTTGTCAAAGAAGACCGCCATCTTGATATGAATGACGGTGATAACAAGCACCTACCTGGTGCAGAATCCAGTACAATCTCCGACTCTGAAGGCAATCAATCTGATCTATCTTGCCATACTGCATCTAAGACACTACAGAAAAGGTCAACTGATCCAGTTAGACCACAAAAAAGTCCTGGTGGTCTCGTTGATAAGGTCTGCTCCACCCGGGGAGTTATCAGGGGGCTCAATAGGCTGTTATGTGGATGTTCGTCTGCTGGTTTGAATTGCTTGTTTTTCAGTGCTTGCATGGTGGGAACTgctgctctaattttatattttctgcTTCGCGATGCTCGGCGCTTCCTTGCTAGCTACAACTCTCTTGGTTTGTAG
- the LOC105056230 gene encoding NAC domain-containing protein 74 isoform X2, giving the protein METLSAFSLPPGFGFHPTDVELISHYLKKKILGQKIDFEIIPEVDIYKHEPWDLPAKCHIPTRDSKWHFFASRDRKYPNGSRSNRATEAGYWKSTGKDRNVKLHNRVIGTKKTLVFHKGRPPCGKRTDWIMHEYYIAENECKTAPGMKDIFVLCRVTKRNGLSLEGEMTQSEMVSDVQEQPKDMVGSVPCEESSSPSNVEDIEAWLLELYDPDFNGIHSIHARNNEAEADPASILSKQEPVESCLQPPGADDQDYLLPDDISSILQSGSDNFNLDMFGEPNFESIDGGSVLLYDAAMTSNELSPAVSNFVYEGVKREDENIDTGIQIRQRHAKPPTAISNHSIKLQIYKMESRNPGPLNQTIKLVKEDRHLDMNDGDNKHLPGAESSTISDSEGNQSDLSCHTASKTLQKRSTDPVRPQKSPGGLVDKVCSTRGVIRGLNRLLCGCSSAGLNCLFFSACMVGTAALILYFLLRDARRFLASYNSLGL; this is encoded by the exons ATGGAAACATTAAGTGCCTTCTCTCTGCCACCGGGATTTGGCTTCCATCCAACAGATGTGGAACTTATTTCTCATTATCTGAAGAAGAAGATACTTGGtcagaaaattgattttgaaatcatACCAGAGGTGGACATATATAAGCATGAACCATGGGACTTACCTG CAAAATGTCACATTCCTACAAGAGATAGCAAATGGCATTTCTTTGCTTCCCGTGACAGGAAGTATCCTAATGGTTCTCGCTCAAATAGGGCTACAGAAGCAGGGTACTGGAAATCAACTGGTAAAGATCGGAATGTCAAGCTTCACAATCGGGTTATAGGTACCAAGAAAACTTTAGTTTTCCATAAAGGCCGTCCTCCTTGTGGGAAGCGTACTGATTGGATCATGCATGAATATTATATAGCTGAGAATGAGTGTAAAACTGCTCCTGGAATGAAG GATATATTTGTTCTTTGTCGTGTAACCAAGAGGAATGGCTTGTCATTGGAAGGTGAGATGACCCAAAGCGAGATGGTCAGTGATGTCCAAGAGCAACCAAAAGATATGGTTGGCTCAGTGCCATGTGAGGAATCATCAAGTCCATCCAATGTAGAGGATATTGAGGCATGGCTTTTAGAGCTCTATGATCCTGATTTTAATGGCATTCACTCTATCCATGCACGCAACAATGAAGCAGAG GCAGATCCCGCTTCTATTTTGTCAAAGCAAGAGCCAGTGGAATCTTGTCTTCAGCCACCTGGTGCAGATGACCAAGACTACCTATTACCTGATGATATCAGTAGTATTCTGCAATCTGGTTCTGATAACTTCAATCTTGATATGTTTGGAGAGCCCAATTTCGAAAGCATAGATGGTGGTTCTGTTCTTCTGTATGATGCTGCAATGACAAGTAATGAACTTTCCCCTGCTGTAAGCAACTTTGTATATGAAGGTGTAAAGAGAGAGGATGAAAACATTGATACAGGGATTCAAATACGACAGCGCCATGCAAAACCACCTACTGCAATTTCAAATCACAGTATTAAACTTCAAATTTACAAGATGGAATCAAGGAACCCTGGACCTCTTAATCAGACAATCAAACTTGTCAAAGAAGACCGCCATCTTGATATGAATGACGGTGATAACAAGCACCTACCTGGTGCAGAATCCAGTACAATCTCCGACTCTGAAGGCAATCAATCTGATCTATCTTGCCATACTGCATCTAAGACACTACAGAAAAGGTCAACTGATCCAGTTAGACCACAAAAAAGTCCTGGTGGTCTCGTTGATAAGGTCTGCTCCACCCGGGGAGTTATCAGGGGGCTCAATAGGCTGTTATGTGGATGTTCGTCTGCTGGTTTGAATTGCTTGTTTTTCAGTGCTTGCATGGTGGGAACTgctgctctaattttatattttctgcTTCGCGATGCTCGGCGCTTCCTTGCTAGCTACAACTCTCTTGGTTTGTAG
- the LOC105056231 gene encoding uncharacterized protein, translated as MASNQGMRDGYSSDIRRTEEHVGGDTRAIQEQHRSTTGAGGHREEHHSITGMLQRSGSSSSSSSEDDGQGGRRKKKGMMDKIKEKLPGGHHTEEHSHAGSNVHHEVHHEAHPEMYHDHEKKGMMEKIMDKLPGHH; from the exons ATGGCTTCGAATCAGGGGATGAGGGATGGGTACAGCAGCGATATCCGGCGGACGGAGGAGCACGTCGGTGGAGATACGCGGGCTATCCAGGAGCAGCACCGCAGCACCACCGGTGCAGGTGGCCACCGGGAGGAGCACCATTCCATCACCGGCATGCTCCAGCGCTCCGGCAGCAGCAGCTCCAGCTCT TCGGAAGATGATGGGCAGGGGGgccgaagaaagaagaaaggcatGATGGACAAGATCAAGGAGAAGCTGCCCGGTGGACACCACACGGAGGAGCACAGCCATGCCGGCTCCAATGTCCACCATGAGGTGCACCATGAGGCGCACCCTGAGATGTATCATGACCACGAGAAGAAGGGCATGATGGAAAAGATCATGGACAAGCTGCCTGGCCACCACTAA